One stretch of Paenibacillus sp. FSL R5-0341 DNA includes these proteins:
- a CDS encoding Ig-like domain-containing protein yields the protein MMLVLILSISNVGLAAAADKELSKIVVSKNEMSLEVGDSSSVTVTGVYSDNTSANVTISSSWSTSDTSIATVYNGAITAKKEGTATITAAYQGQSQTVQVKVTKKVKALSKNVQSLDLRTGDTKEIILTATYSDNETNNAAASTAEWSTSDEKVATVVNGKVTGQSAGTAVITAKVGSQSVTVDVNVEVVKRVDVDKQQVNLLLNKSESVKVTATYPDGTTKDVTDLAEWTSSNEKVADVLKGEITGYSAGSAKITAKYGTKSVSVDVDVDLTSKLSVVKQNIFFRLSDTTKTANVVVTASYPNSSDVNVTDQATWTSSNEKVATVFKGQITAISAGSTTIKATYSGKTVEVAVDVDTARYLDIKDVTDKLAMSVTGENKSKKLVANAEYIDASTEIVTSKATWTSSNADVVYVSNGDLIAYKSGTATITVAYGGKTVKFTVNVDVPDKYEMDKKKASVAVGGTTSAKVLALYGETSKDVSEDATWSSSSDKIAEVDSKGVITGVATGKVTITAKIEGKTLTLPVEVGMASGLEADVNFVVLSAKETQTILLTGTDEDGNTLDVTSEATWKSSNARVADVKKGVITGNSSGKANITAEYGSKKVTIQVEVDVISRIEASEPALSLKSGDTADLTVTAILSDGSERDVTDKAEWKTNSYKVAQVTKGKVKATGSGKAKITAKYGSKSVTIAVDVDTLKYLQTDKVTLTMKPGEKVTVAATATYADGSEANVSKPALWKSSRIATASVKDGIIQANGKGKATITVTFAGVKTKVTVVVEAK from the coding sequence ATGATGCTGGTGTTGATACTGAGTATATCCAACGTAGGCTTGGCCGCTGCGGCAGACAAAGAACTGTCCAAAATTGTGGTTTCCAAGAATGAAATGTCGCTCGAAGTTGGTGATTCCAGTTCCGTTACGGTGACAGGGGTATATTCTGATAATACGTCAGCAAACGTAACGATCAGTTCATCCTGGAGTACCAGTGATACTTCGATAGCAACTGTATATAATGGTGCAATTACAGCCAAAAAGGAAGGTACAGCGACGATTACCGCAGCTTACCAGGGTCAAAGTCAAACCGTTCAAGTGAAAGTGACGAAAAAGGTCAAAGCTCTTTCGAAAAACGTGCAAAGTCTGGATTTGCGCACGGGAGATACGAAAGAAATTATTTTGACAGCAACGTATAGTGACAATGAAACAAATAATGCAGCAGCAAGTACCGCAGAATGGTCTACCAGTGATGAGAAAGTGGCTACCGTTGTGAATGGTAAAGTAACTGGACAAAGCGCAGGTACAGCGGTTATCACAGCCAAAGTTGGCAGCCAAAGTGTGACGGTGGATGTTAACGTTGAAGTGGTTAAACGTGTAGATGTAGACAAACAACAGGTTAATCTGTTGTTGAACAAAAGTGAAAGTGTAAAAGTAACGGCTACTTATCCAGATGGTACAACCAAAGATGTAACGGATCTGGCGGAGTGGACATCCAGCAATGAGAAAGTCGCAGATGTTCTTAAAGGCGAAATTACAGGATACTCGGCAGGTTCTGCCAAGATCACAGCGAAATACGGTACGAAATCCGTATCCGTTGACGTGGATGTGGATCTGACCAGCAAACTGAGTGTGGTGAAACAAAATATTTTCTTCCGTTTGAGTGATACAACCAAAACGGCTAATGTCGTTGTAACGGCTTCTTATCCAAACAGCAGCGATGTGAATGTAACAGATCAGGCAACATGGACATCGAGCAACGAGAAGGTTGCAACGGTATTCAAGGGACAGATCACAGCGATTAGTGCAGGTTCAACAACAATCAAAGCAACTTATAGTGGCAAAACCGTAGAAGTTGCTGTGGATGTAGATACGGCAAGATATTTGGATATCAAAGATGTGACTGACAAGCTCGCCATGAGTGTTACAGGTGAGAACAAGTCCAAAAAATTGGTAGCCAATGCAGAGTATATTGATGCAAGCACAGAAATTGTAACTTCCAAAGCAACATGGACTTCAAGCAATGCAGATGTTGTATATGTATCGAACGGCGATCTGATCGCGTACAAATCCGGTACGGCTACGATCACTGTAGCTTATGGCGGTAAAACGGTTAAATTTACAGTAAATGTAGACGTTCCGGACAAGTATGAAATGGATAAGAAAAAAGCATCAGTAGCTGTTGGTGGAACGACTTCTGCCAAAGTACTGGCGTTGTATGGTGAAACATCCAAAGATGTATCCGAAGATGCAACTTGGAGCAGCAGCAGCGACAAAATCGCTGAGGTAGATAGCAAAGGGGTTATCACAGGTGTTGCTACAGGTAAGGTAACCATCACAGCGAAGATTGAAGGTAAAACACTGACTCTGCCTGTCGAAGTAGGTATGGCTAGTGGACTGGAAGCAGATGTGAACTTCGTTGTTCTGTCCGCCAAAGAAACACAGACCATCCTTCTAACAGGTACGGATGAGGACGGCAATACGCTGGATGTTACATCCGAAGCAACTTGGAAATCCAGCAATGCACGTGTAGCTGACGTGAAAAAAGGCGTGATCACAGGTAACAGCAGTGGTAAAGCCAATATTACGGCAGAATACGGCTCCAAAAAAGTAACCATTCAGGTCGAAGTGGATGTCATCTCACGTATTGAAGCTTCCGAGCCGGCTCTGTCCCTGAAGTCAGGCGATACAGCTGATCTGACGGTAACTGCGATCTTGAGCGACGGTAGCGAGCGTGATGTTACGGACAAAGCTGAATGGAAAACGAACAGCTACAAAGTAGCTCAAGTGACCAAAGGTAAAGTCAAAGCTACAGGTTCTGGTAAAGCCAAAATTACTGCAAAATACGGTAGCAAGTCTGTCACGATCGCTGTAGATGTGGATACACTGAAATATTTGCAGACAGATAAAGTAACGTTGACCATGAAACCTGGTGAAAAGGTAACTGTAGCGGCTACTGCAACGTATGCCGATGGCAGTGAAGCCAATGTATCCAAACCGGCTCTCTGGAAATCTTCCCGTATTGCAACAGCATCGGTGAAAGATGGAATCATTCAGGCGAACGGCAAAGGTAAAGCAACGATTACAGTAACATTTGCAGGTGTGAAAACCAAAGTAACGGTAGTGGTTGAAGCGAAGTAA